One stretch of Excalfactoria chinensis isolate bCotChi1 chromosome 2, bCotChi1.hap2, whole genome shotgun sequence DNA includes these proteins:
- the ZNF706 gene encoding zinc finger protein 706, translating into MARGQQKIQSQQKNAKKQAEQKKKQGHDQKAAAKAALIYTCTVCRTQMPDPKTFKQHFESKHPKTPLPPELADVQA; encoded by the exons ATGGCTCGTGGACAGCAGAAGATTCAGTCGCAGCAGAAAAATGCCAAAAAGCAagctgagcagaaaaagaagcaaggacACGATCAGAAGGCTGCAGCCAAGGCTGCCTTGATATATACCTGCACTGTCTGTAGg ACACAAATGCCGGATCCCAAGACCTTCAAACAGCACTTTGAAAGCAAACATCCTAAGACTCCACTTCCTCCAGAACTGGCTGATGTTCAGGCGTAA